One genomic window of Camelina sativa cultivar DH55 chromosome 5, Cs, whole genome shotgun sequence includes the following:
- the LOC104786187 gene encoding purine permease 2-like: MFPPEVHNCFFDATTNSKQAHHWLRKKKQMVMKMKSVRLIVNSIFLAIGDCGGPLMMRLYFHNGGARIWFSSFLQTVGCPLILFPLLFSFLRRRRLEEQEKTSLFLMKPPLFIASVVVGLLVGFDNYLYSYGLAYIPVSTESLIISAQLGFTALFAFFMVKQKITPFTINAIVLLTVGAVVLAINSDSDKLANETHKEYVVGFLMTVGAALLYAFILPLVELSYKKSCQRVTYTLVLEFQMVLCFVATCFCLVGMLVAGDFKVIAREARDFKLGESLYYVVVVFTAVIWQAFFVGAIGLIFCVSSLVSGIMVSALLPVTVVLAVICFQEKFQAGKGVALALSLWGSVSYFYGQFKSEEKNKAQKTQETQLSQLPVTNYVA, encoded by the exons ATGTTTCCACCTGAAGTCCACAACTGTTTCTTTGATGCCACCACCAATTCTAAACAAGCACATCATtggctgaggaagaagaagcaaatggtgatgaagatgaagagcgTTCGTCTAATCGTAAACTCTATCTTCCTAGCGATTGGAGACTGTGGAGGTCCTCTCATGATGCGTCTCTACTTCCACAACGGTGGCGCAAGGATCTGGTTCTCTAGCTTCCTCCAAACTGTAGGTTGTCCACTTATCCTCttccctcttctcttctccttcctccgcCGTCGTCGccttgaagaacaagaaaagactTCACTTTTCCTCATGAAACCTCCTCTCTTCATAGCCTCCGTCGTCGTTGGTCTGCTCGTGGGCTTTGACAATTACCTTTACTCCTATGGATTAGCTTATATCCCTGTTTCAACTGAGTCTCTGATCATCTCCGCGCAGCTAGGTTTCACTGCTCTGTTTGCCTTTTTCATGGTGAAGCAAAAGATCACACCTTTCACTATAAACGCCATCGTTTTGCTCACTGTTGGTGCCGTAGTCCTTGCCATTAACTCTGATAGCGACAAGCTTGCGAACGAGACACACAAGGAGTACGTTGTTGGGTTCCTCATGACCGTTGGTGCAGCTCTTCTCTACGCGTTTATATTGCCCCTTGTTGAGCTTAGTTACAAGAAATCTTGTCAACGAGTCACGTACACTCTCGTGCTCGAGTTCCAGATGGTCTTGTGCTTTGTTGCCACTTGTTTTTGCCTCGTGGGGATGCTAGTTGCTGGCGATTTTAAG GTGATAGCAAGAGAGGCAAGAGATTTTAAACTTGGAGAGTCTTTGTACTATGTGGTGGTTGTGTTCACGGCCGTGATCTGGCAAGCGTTTTTCGTGGGAGCTATTGGGTTGATCTTCTGTGTATCATCTCTGGTCTCTGGAATTATGGTTAGTGCTCTGCTTCCGGTGACGGTGGTCTTGGCTGTTATTTGCTTCCAGGAGAAGTTTCAGGCGGGGAAAGGTGTCGCTTTGGCTCTCTCCCTCTGGGGATCCGTCTCTTACTTCTATGGACAGTTTAAATCCGAGGAGAAGAATAAAGCTCAGAAGACTCAGGAGACGCAACTGTCTCAGCTTCCAGTTACTAATTATGTAGCTTAA